From a single Lolium rigidum isolate FL_2022 chromosome 7, APGP_CSIRO_Lrig_0.1, whole genome shotgun sequence genomic region:
- the LOC124679272 gene encoding uncharacterized protein LOC124679272, with translation MGSWFSSPACSPRQRIHRVGQLMDELRSTAYNIDSLDDIVSGGGHWIRNLAYEALKHYNSDHPGAEFRIPFQPTADMKAACVGFRRDLWYHLNFLARHGDDERTFFAELCYDNSSHRLIVQTCDILEKPSSSSCAMCPEESKILHPDDSEFVCGKEGHQRDFFCETSWDGHTREFFSQRAMLRTPFLIGAPAPRYRLPDDSP, from the exons ATGGGATCCTGGTTCTCTTCCCCTGCCTGCAGCCCACGACAGCGTATTCATCGCGTTGGACAACTCATGGACGAATTACGTAGTACAGCCTACAATATAGA TTCCTTAGATGACATAGTATCTGGCGGCGGTCACTGGATCCGTAATCTCGCCTACGAGGCCCTCAAACACTACAACTCCGACCACCCG GGTGCCGAGTTCCGAATTCCTTTTCAGCCCACCGCGGACATGAAGGCTGCGTGCGTTGGATTTAGGAGAGATCTCTGGTACCACCTCAACTTCTTGGCTCGCCACGGGGATGACGAGCGCACCTTCTTCGCCGAGCTATGCTACGACAACAGCTCCCACCGCCTAATCGTCCAAACATGCGATATCTTGGAGAAGCCCTCAAGTAGCAGCTGCGCAATGTGTCCGGAAGAATCCAAGATTCTACACCCTGATGATTCCGAATTCGTGTGTGGAAAAGAGGGGCACCAGAGGGACTTCTTCTGCGAGACGTCCTGGGACGGGCACACAAGGGAATTCTTCAGCCAGAGAGCTATGCTACGCACGCCGTTCCTGATAGGAGCACCAGCGCCTCGATATAGACTGCCCGACGATTCACCATGA